A region from the Actinomycetes bacterium genome encodes:
- a CDS encoding DUF4397 domain-containing protein — protein MKRLIATALTVAAVLTIALISGPAGAQTTTDVYVVHGLNLDGQTAQTDGGTNVTVCANGAELIGDFEFGQIVGPTALTSGTAVDIVVYGGANVDCADPGQANALITQSVTPTGGAVALVATSAANTLALTPYPLNSDCVDEGSGRLTAAHASGDTPEVTVLVAGDPVGNLTFGNSLDADLPAASYDVQVNLGDTAVVGPASIPVAAQANTLVFVVGNIAGDDGSTPVVPLVGEDQLEQCETTTTTTTAGDTTTTVAPAPSAVAPATATQSGAAPLAITG, from the coding sequence ATGAAACGACTTATCGCCACCGCACTTACCGTGGCTGCAGTTCTGACGATTGCGCTGATCAGTGGCCCGGCCGGAGCCCAGACCACGACGGATGTGTACGTAGTGCACGGACTGAATCTGGACGGTCAGACAGCGCAGACGGACGGTGGCACGAATGTCACCGTATGTGCCAACGGCGCCGAGCTGATCGGTGACTTCGAGTTCGGCCAGATCGTCGGCCCGACGGCGCTGACCAGCGGCACAGCCGTCGACATCGTCGTCTACGGCGGAGCCAACGTCGACTGCGCCGACCCGGGCCAGGCCAATGCGCTGATCACCCAGAGCGTCACACCCACCGGCGGCGCCGTTGCCCTGGTCGCCACATCGGCTGCCAACACGCTCGCCCTGACGCCATACCCGCTGAACTCGGACTGCGTCGACGAGGGTTCCGGTCGCCTAACCGCTGCCCACGCCTCGGGTGATACCCCTGAGGTGACAGTGCTCGTCGCTGGCGACCCGGTCGGCAACCTGACCTTCGGCAACTCACTCGACGCCGACCTGCCCGCCGCCTCCTACGACGTGCAGGTGAACCTGGGCGACACAGCGGTGGTCGGCCCGGCCTCAATCCCGGTTGCGGCTCAGGCCAATACGCTCGTGTTCGTGGTCGGGAATATCGCTGGCGATGACGGCTCCACTCCTGTCGTGCCCCTTGTTGGCGAGGACCAGCTCGAGCAGTGCGAGACGACAACCACGACGACAACCGCAGGTGACACGACAACCACGGTCGCCCCTGCGCCCAGTGCTGTCGCCCCGGCCACCGCTACCCAGTCTGGCGCAGCTCCCCTCGCCATCACGGGCTGA